AGagtttaaaatattgagtGAATGTTAAGAAATGTATATTGTAGATCTTTTTACTAGTAATGGTAGTACAGCTGTCCTATTTTAGATGCAATTTCACCTATTTGCCACCTCTTTAGGTCATACTTGACATCAAGGATTTGCCTGTGTTGTTGCTGAAATTTCCACAATTTTGTGTACACGTCAAAAGTGCGCCCAAAGTATGCCTGCCATTGTTTATGGCCATACTGAGGCAAGTCTCTAAAaacatgaagaaaataaagaaaatcttaACATTTTCTCAATCCTTGTCGTATTATAAAGCCGTTGGCCGTTATATGGAAGAGGTTGGTTCATCCACTGCTGGTTACAGTATGGATAATCTCCctcaataacaaaacaaaattaccttAATCCATTGAaaagttgttttgatttttcttgtaGTTGGCAAAACTCATTGATAATCCTACGTTCATTTTCATCCAGTTCAGCCATTCGTTGGCTTTTTCcactatattttattttttcttcttactgTTGACAATTCAATTGCCTCAGGAGTCGAGAATTCAGGGTTGCCTTTAAAGATATGAATATAACTTTCTATTTTCATATCGTTATTCATCGATAAAATAAACATTGAATTTAGTaactgaattttaaataattcaattcagTACGTTTTTTGATAGTTTGTAAATATTTCCATTTGGCAACTTTTCGCAAAGCCctatttgttgtgtgtgtcctttcctttttttttcttccttttattttggaaGAGAATTGCATACATGTAAAGGGTTTTCCAAACGGAACGCCCCTTTTCCCTCGAAATATACTTCATTGTTCCACTTAATTAAAAGTGGCCGGAAGCTGATCAGATCACCCAGTCTTAAAGGGTTATCAAACTGTGTAAAGTTGTTCCATCATCATGGTTCCTGTCAGTTCTAAGTTACAGAACGAAATGCTACTTGACCTAGCGCGCAATTTACGCCAAGAAAGATTACTCATTGGTTCCGAACGACAGAATCTACAGACTCTCAATAAAAAGGTAATTCATGATTAAGGGTGAAATTGTAAGAGCATTCTTGTCTATATGTAGCAACTAGCACTAACACGGTTGTTCTACTGATTGTCTATATTCTCTTGTATTGTCTCTAACATGAACATCTTCATGTATAACCTTGATTTAACTGTTAAGTTGTCATTGCTTGTATGTGACCAAATATGGCAtggaactaattttttttttgtttaattgtagGTGTCAGAGGCACTTGAAAAGCTTCATCAACTTGCTTGGGTTGCCAGTCAGCAAAGAATCAATCTTGATGGCCTAATAATCTCCCGTCTTGAGGTCAGTCCATCATTTTCCTGCCAACAGGCTAATGCTCTCGAGGGAGCCTGTTTCATTGAGGGTTATAGACACTTGGGTTTCCATGAAGCTCTCTTCAGTGAATTCATCCAACGGTTAAGAGAAAATGCACCCTTGTTAGCTGTGTGCTTGGCCAGTGGCGAGAAGCTCAGCCCTGAAACCATGCCCACAGTCATCAGTGTCGTCACTTCCAGTCTTTATGCAAACTTCCTGTTGGGTGATGATGAAAAGTACTGCCTACAACTCTTGAAGCATTTGATGGAATTGCAACTTGTTAGTTCTGAAAACCCAAGAAGGTAATTTCCAGCATATATTTGTGTGGCTATGAAATAGATCTAACTTGATAATTGTATATAAAGACTTCTCCGACATGGAAGCTGCGCCTTTAGTCGGTTATACAAAGCATTTACCGAGGGGCTATTCTCAGCCAAAGTTTTTCTCACGGCTGCCCTTCACGACCCTATCCTTTTCCTGTTGATGGAAGATGAGATGTATCTTGACGTTGATCCAATCCGGGCCATCAACCGCTACCCATCGTATGAGCGAGAGAAACGATTTGGTCGCGAAGGCACACCAGAGTTCAATTCCGCTATTCAAAAATATCGCATCACTGCTATCGATCGTCTAGTTCAGCTGACTCAAAGATTTGTGTCAGGTTTAGCTGCCAGTGTCGCTTGTTTTCCATCGAGGTATCTAACTAAATGATTTATGCGAATTTTCTAATGGAAAccactaataattttttttttctgtcgtaGTGTCGCCTGGTTAGTTCGCCAAATGCGATCACTCTTAACCCATTCAATGCGAATTGATGCACGGCAAGTTCACGCTATTTGCGTTGATTTGGTCTTCGCATTCTTCATCTGTCCTGCCATTGTCAACCCAGATCCATGTGGTATAGTTGAGGCGCCAATCTCGCCAATAGCCCGGTCCAATTTGATTCAAGTGGCCCAGATCCTTCAGGTGTTGGTTCACTCTAAATGGGAACCTTTTGATCCTAAACTGGATGACCTCTACTCTCGATTTGACAAAGACTGTGTGTCATCGATTTTGGATGCAATTCTAGATGACGGAACTCCATCAGCCAATGTGGCCCCCTTTTCTCCTTCATCAACTCAGTCATCTCCATCGGCAGATCCGTCAGTCGATACTCATAGACTTTTATTAGGTTTGAATCGCTCTGTTGCTCTGGTGACCGAAAACGAATTGCAGACTTTCGTTCAATTCCTTCGGACCGTACTAGCAAATGATGGACTAGAAGCGAATGATAAGAGAACGCTTGAAAGTTTGCTGCAGCCTGTACCCCTGTTATGCTCCCCAGTCAAATCTACTCTGTCGCAGAGTAACGGAGATTTGACTCCTTCCTCAAACGGATTAACTGTAGAATCTTCCGGTTCTTCACCGAAAGGAAAACGGAATCTCCTAGATAAAGTCAATATTCGTGTTCGCTCTAAAGCTGCCAATCTTCTTCAAAGAGACAGCGACCATTCTTTTGGCATTTGGTCCAGTTCTGACGATTCTGGTGAATTGGGCACGCCTCGTCATTCAAACGGCGAAGAATCTCCTAGTTCGTCAGGGGCTGTCATCGGGCACGTCCTAGTCATCCCCTTTAGTAGCAAAAATGAAGAATGCATTGGCATGTTGTCAGAGCAACAAGTCTTGGCACTTGAACAGGAAAAAGAGTCCACTCGAGCATCGTTGGATGGCAGTTCTGTTCAAGGCGCCGAAGAAATGCAGCAAAATCCCGTACAAGAAAAACGGACTCGTTTCTCTTTGTCTCACGACGAAGGATCCATCGGAAATACAAGCGACAACCTTGAGGCTGTATCAGAAGCTGCATCTAACCACAGTGTTGAATCCTCAGTAGAGTCGGAGAACGACGAAGCAGAGCAAGATCCGATTGACAATCTTTCGGATATGGTATCAGCTAATGTTTCGGGGAGAGGTTCGCCTAATGTCTCTGGAAGAGATACTCCGTCTTCTcaggtaacaaaaaaaaaccttgttaTCTTGTCTTAACTGTTTTAATCAAATGTTGTTTTCCCCTCAAGGTTACCGAAGGAGATGAGGGTGCTTCGAGAAGTGGCATTAATGAACAACGGCCGTTGTTAATGCAGGCCGTTCCGCCCAAGCCTTCGGACATTGATGACCGGTTTGGTCGTTTTGATGTTAAAGATCTGATTCTAGGCGATGAGACCCGATCGCTTGTTAGTGATTCTTGGAGCACCGACGTTTTGGGTAGTGATAGTGAACTAGCAAACGAGACAGCTGATAGGGATCGACAGTCTGACAGGTGATTTATATGATGTCTAAAACACATTCAAGGGCACGTTGTTAACGTTTGGATTTTCCTTCCCTAGACCGCCACTTGAAGATATTGTTCTTCCAGGCCGTCACTTACTCGTGGAAGCAGAAGCAGGACTATTTGACGTCTCAGAGACGGCATCTGAAGCCTGGAGCACTGACGTTGTTACCTCGGACACTGAACGAATGGCGGAAGTGGATACAGATGAAACCAGTAGTGTGGCTCGTTCGGAAGCTGACAGCGAGCAAGACTCTACAACATCCATGCTTGCTGTCAACGCTGGGTCATCTCATTTGGGCGCCATCCAGCGAATTCGTGGGAGAATGTCGGGCAGCCTTTTCCGTCCAATACGAGAAGCAAGTGTGGAACAGCTTCAAAATTTAAGCCTTCAGTCACGCTCAGCACCCCAGCAAGAATCTTCTTCCAACGTTTCCAACGGCCCAATGTCATCTTCCTCTTCATCTTGCAGCAGTCATGGCAGTATAGCTAGCAGTGCAAAAGGATTGGCAACCTCAACTGCAGCTGTCGCGGCTCTGGTGAATACGACTTCGTCTTCTGCAATTGGAACGGCAACTTCAATATCAAATGGCGGTCAACAAGCGTCAACAGGTGCCATTCCTAAGAGCATCAGTTTTGACAAAACAGCTGATCGGGGTGATAAAGAAAATTGCTACGATGACGAGAACAAAAACAAGCGAGGGTTTTTCCGCAACTTTAAACTTCCTTTCAAACGAGGAGGGCGTACCAAAGACCGTGCAAGTGCAGTTGATCATCCGGACAATGTAAATTACGCTAGTTATAACCGCTCATTACGTAGATCGGCATCGGAAGAGGCCCGCACTGCATTAGCAACCGAAAGTTCAGATGACATTTTGGCGAAGTATCGTTCTAAAGGATCTAACCTCGCCGGCCAAGGAGATGCCAGCGCATCTAATGGAACTCAATCAATGGTGGCCTTCAATTTGGCTGAAGAACATTCAGTGGATGAGGATGAGGGTGAAGATGAACGCCAACATATCGATCCATTAAATATCGAGTCATCATATGCCTTTGCTGATGCAAAGAGGAAGCTGAGACTCGTTCTTAGCACGGCGGACGTCCAGTCACTTCACGTCATGAACAATGCCACTGCTGCCAGCAATAGCACAGAGCACGAATTGATCATATTTCTCAAACTGCAACTGGCTGAAGCCATTAACCTGCAGGATCGCTCACTGGTCGCCCAGCTTCATGAGACGTTGCGTTGCGTCCGACTCTTTGACGCGATTGGATGCTCTAAGCTCTTCCATTCTCTTAAAGAGGACTACAAGGGTCGAGCACCTTACCTTTCATACTTGATCCAATGTCGTCAGTCATTGCTCTCCGTTTTGGCTCATTTAGAGCGATTGGCTAATCGCGTGGAGCAGGACAAGGCTGTCTGTCACCGGTTCCTCATATCCGTCTGCGTCCGCCTGTTTCTTGAGAGGCGAGAAAAGCAACTCAACGATTTCGTCGTTGAATTCCAGCAATTGCACGCAGCTGACGAGAAGGCTGACTGGCTTGAATCATTTCTGCATCGTCTTTCAGCAGAATTAGAACGTGATTCCATGTGGCAATCTGCTAGTCGATACCAAATTGAGCTAGCCCAGACTGCTGTTGAACAAAGGTTGATGGCTTTGATTTATAATTATGCGCTTTATCCAAATGGCGATGGCGACGTTTCTAGAGATCAGGTATGGGCGTACCAAATAATAATGAGGTTTCattgatgaaaaattttttctatttccacAGGTTCTCTACGAGCACATTGAAAAGTTGGGACAAGTAGTTACTCCTAGCCACAAGGATTTGAGAATTCCTAAAATTTATCGTTACGAATGTCCTTGGCCATCAGCCCAGGCGGAATTGGTCTCTATTAGTGCTTACAAAACACCTCGTGATAAAGTAGCTTGCGTCATCCGCTGCGCCACAACCATTATGAATCTTCTTTCACTAGCCGCTGCTGCAGCTGAACGTGGCGTCCCGGCCGCTGATGATTTCATGCCCGTTTTTGTCTTCGTCATAATCAAGGTacaactttaaaaaagaagaatttctttatttacaaCTCGTATTAAAAGTTTACTTAATCTGTTAAGGCTAATCCTCCTTGTCTGCTGTCGACCGTTGAGTACGTCAACAGTTTCTTTGGCAACCGCTTGGAAGGAGAAGATCAGTATTGGTGGACCCAATTCTGCTCGGCTATCGAATTCGTCAAGACGATGGATTACGGACATTAAACGCCACATAAAGTGCGGCAAAAAATCCGTGCCATAAGTTACAGGATACTTGTTCTGCTATAGAACATTATTAATCTCTTTTGTGGTGGTTTAAATAACGTACCTTTTACATTTTTGGTTTGCTCATATTGTTGACAGTAAGCAGAGGAAACTGTACATGTCATTGTAC
The sequence above is drawn from the Daphnia pulicaria isolate SC F1-1A chromosome 1, SC_F0-13Bv2, whole genome shotgun sequence genome and encodes:
- the LOC124331507 gene encoding GTPase-activating protein and VPS9 domain-containing protein 1-like codes for the protein MVPVSSKLQNEMLLDLARNLRQERLLIGSERQNLQTLNKKVSEALEKLHQLAWVASQQRINLDGLIISRLEVSPSFSCQQANALEGACFIEGYRHLGFHEALFSEFIQRLRENAPLLAVCLASGEKLSPETMPTVISVVTSSLYANFLLGDDEKYCLQLLKHLMELQLVSSENPRRLLRHGSCAFSRLYKAFTEGLFSAKVFLTAALHDPILFLLMEDEMYLDVDPIRAINRYPSYEREKRFGREGTPEFNSAIQKYRITAIDRLVQLTQRFVSGLAASVACFPSSVAWLVRQMRSLLTHSMRIDARQVHAICVDLVFAFFICPAIVNPDPCGIVEAPISPIARSNLIQVAQILQVLVHSKWEPFDPKLDDLYSRFDKDCVSSILDAILDDGTPSANVAPFSPSSTQSSPSADPSVDTHRLLLGLNRSVALVTENELQTFVQFLRTVLANDGLEANDKRTLESLLQPVPLLCSPVKSTLSQSNGDLTPSSNGLTVESSGSSPKGKRNLLDKVNIRVRSKAANLLQRDSDHSFGIWSSSDDSGELGTPRHSNGEESPSSSGAVIGHVLVIPFSSKNEECIGMLSEQQVLALEQEKESTRASLDGSSVQGAEEMQQNPVQEKRTRFSLSHDEGSIGNTSDNLEAVSEAASNHSVESSVESENDEAEQDPIDNLSDMVSANVSGRGSPNVSGRDTPSSQVTEGDEGASRSGINEQRPLLMQAVPPKPSDIDDRFGRFDVKDLILGDETRSLVSDSWSTDVLGSDSELANETADRDRQSDRPPLEDIVLPGRHLLVEAEAGLFDVSETASEAWSTDVVTSDTERMAEVDTDETSSVARSEADSEQDSTTSMLAVNAGSSHLGAIQRIRGRMSGSLFRPIREASVEQLQNLSLQSRSAPQQESSSNVSNGPMSSSSSSCSSHGSIASSAKGLATSTAAVAALVNTTSSSAIGTATSISNGGQQASTGAIPKSISFDKTADRGDKENCYDDENKNKRGFFRNFKLPFKRGGRTKDRASAVDHPDNVNYASYNRSLRRSASEEARTALATESSDDILAKYRSKGSNLAGQGDASASNGTQSMVAFNLAEEHSVDEDEGEDERQHIDPLNIESSYAFADAKRKLRLVLSTADVQSLHVMNNATAASNSTEHELIIFLKLQLAEAINLQDRSLVAQLHETLRCVRLFDAIGCSKLFHSLKEDYKGRAPYLSYLIQCRQSLLSVLAHLERLANRVEQDKAVCHRFLISVCVRLFLERREKQLNDFVVEFQQLHAADEKADWLESFLHRLSAELERDSMWQSASRYQIELAQTAVEQRLMALIYNYALYPNGDGDVSRDQVLYEHIEKLGQVVTPSHKDLRIPKIYRYECPWPSAQAELVSISAYKTPRDKVACVIRCATTIMNLLSLAAAAAERGVPAADDFMPVFVFVIIKANPPCLLSTVEYVNSFFGNRLEGEDQYWWTQFCSAIEFVKTMDYGH